From the Papaver somniferum cultivar HN1 chromosome 2, ASM357369v1, whole genome shotgun sequence genome, the window TCACTGCGAATTCAGGTACGCTACACACTGTTTTTAACACTAGTAATGTACAAtccatcttagttggcaatggcaACTCCATCCCAGTTACATCCAGAGGCACTAAATCTATAAATCTCCCTTCCCGAACTCTCCACCTAAAAAATACCCTTGTTGTCCCTGATATAATCAAAAATCTTGTTTCCGTTCGtaaattcaccactgataatcatgtgtccgTTGAATTTGATCCATCTAGTTTTTCTGAAGGATTTGAGTTCGAGGGCGATCCTTCTTCGATGTAATAGCTCTGGGGATCTTTATCCTCTCAACATCTCTGCCGTGTCACCTTCAAAATCATCCGCATCTCCTCCCCTGTCTCTTGCTGTGTGCTCGTCTGATATCTGGCATGCACGCCTCGGCCATCCCGGCCATGCTATTCTAGATAATTTACGTTCCAATTCTTATATTCAGTTTAATAAGAAACAGTCTACCAaactttgtcattcttgtcaagttagtaaacatgttcgtctcccattttttgaatcaaattccatgactttttctcctttttctcttattcatagtgatttatggacTTGTCCCGTACATGTTGAGACTGGTTTTCGCTATTACCTTATCTTGTTGGATGACTATACAAATTATCTATGGGTATATCCTTTAAAACTAAAATCTCAAGTCTATACCAAGTTCTTAGAATTTCGCTCTTTTGTCAAAACTCAATTTGAGCGGGATATAAAATGTTTTCAATCCGACAAGGGTCGTGAATTTGATAATTCCTCTTTTCTTAATATTTCTCAAACAAATGGCTTGGTTTTTCGATTCTCTTGTCCTCACACTTCATCTCAAAATGGGAAGGCGGAACGAATGATTCGTCGTATTAATGACATCACTCGCACCCTCATGTCGCATGCTTCTGTACCCTCTAAATATTGGGCCGATTCTCTTCATATGGTTGTCTATCTCCACAACATTCTCCCCTCTAAAGTGCTCAACTTCACTTCCCCTGTTTCTATTCTTTACCAACGCCAACCAACCTATGACCATCTTCGTACGTTTGGTTGTCTCTGCTATCCCAATCTTTCCGCTACTATCCCACACAAACTGGCTCCTCGTTCATCTAGATGTGTCTTCCTTGGCTTTCCTCTTCACCATCGTGGTTATCGTTGCCTCGACCTATCCACCAACAAAATTATTTTATCTCGCCATGTAACGTTTGACGAAAACGTTTTTCCGTTTAGTGAATCTTCTCTTAGTAATCCTTCCACTGCCGATAATTCTCTGTCACCTACTTCGCCCTTAATTCCGGCATCTCTGGCCTACCCATCCTCCATCTCTTCTGGACCTCATTCTCCCACTACTCAACAGTTGTATACTCCCCCACATCGTCGTTTTCCAACTACTTCCGCTGCATCATCTCCTAACGACAGCACCCTCCAATCTCCTGATGTCACTCCGTCTCTGCTCCCTACAGCAAATTCAGCACCTACCACTACAACTTCTCCTGCATCACCTACATCATCTTCTCCTGTATCACCTACATCATCTTCTCCTATCTTACCTATAGCACCTACCTCTACTCCTTCTCGTCCAGTAACACGAGCTTCTCGTGGTATCTTCCGACCAACTCAAAAACTAAATCTTCACATTCAAACGAACATATCCAGTCTACCTAGGTCTCATCTCTATGCCCTTAGGGATCCTAACTTGAGTCAAGCCATGCAAGATAAGTACAGTGCTATGTTAAAAACAAACACTTGGGATCTAGTACCGAGACCTCTTGGTGCTCACATTATTCGCTCCATGTGGCTTTTTCGCCACAAATTTCATGTTGATGGTTCCCTGCAACGATATAAGGCTAGACTTGTTGTTAATGGTAAATCTCAACAGGTTGgggttgattgttttgagactTTTAGTCCGGTGGTTAAACCTGCAACTATTCGCACTATTCTCACCATAGCTACTTCGCGATCTTGGCCCATACACCAATTGGATGTCAAGAATGCTTTTCTCCATGGGGATTTGACCGAGACAGTGTATATGCATCAGCCTCCAGGTTTTGTTGACCCAACTCGCCCTGACCATGTTTGTCGTCTTCGCAGATCcctttatggtctcaaacaggcgcCTCGGGCGTGGTTCCAGAGATTTGCGAGCTTCATCACTCGCTGTGGTTTTCGTGGTAGTATATGTGATCCCTCACTTATTATTTATCAGTCAGGATTGGACACCGCGTACTTACTGTTATACGTTGATGATATTGTCCTCACTGCTTCCACTGATGCTGTTCTGTGTCGTTTTATTGACATGATGAAACGAGAATTTTCTATGACTGATCTTGGTCCGTTACGTCATTTTCTGGGTATCTCTGCTACTCGCTCATCCTCAGGAATATTTTTATCTCAGTCATTATATACGAAGGACATCATTGCTCGTGCATCCATGACGAATTGCAATTTGGTATCTACTCCGGTCGACACTCAATCCAAGCTCAGTGATGCATCTGGTCCTTCAGTTGCGGATCCTACGTTATACAGAAGCTTAGCCGGGGCATTACAATATCTCACTTTCACTCGACCAGATATATCTTATGCAGTTCAGCAGGTTTGTCTATTCATGCACGATCCTAGAGAGCCTCACATGCACGCTCTCAAGCGCATACTTCGTTATCTTCAGGGTACTATTGATCACGGTTTGGTTCTCTCTGTTTCCAATATTTCCGGCTTAActgcatactctgatgctgattgggcgggctGTCCAGATTCACGTCGGTCTACCTCTGGTTATTGTATCTTTCTTGGAGACAACCTAGTCTCTTGGTCCTCCAAGCGTCAGGCAACAGTTTCCCGCTctagtgctgaagcagaatatcgagGGGTTGCCAATGTTGTTGCTTAAAAAACCTGGCTTCGGAATCTTCTTCTTGAGTTACAAATACCACTACGGCGTGCCACCTTGGTTTATTGTGACAATGTGAGTGCTATATACATGTCTGGTGATCCGGTTCAGCATCAACGTACTAAACATGTGGAAATTGACATACATTTTGTTCGTGAGCGCGTTCGTATTGGTGATATTCGTGTCTTGCACATTCCCTCTGAGAATCAATATGCCGATATCTTCACCAAGGGTCTCCCTAGACAACTCTTTATTCGCTTTTGTTCTACTCTAAGCGTTTGCTCCTCTCACGCTAAGACTAAGAGGGTGTAAAAGATATTATTTCCCTTATTGGCCTGATTTCCGGTCAAGATATTATTCTCTGTAGTTAATGACTTTCATATGATAATAATATATATTGAGAATCCGATTAAGGGATTACTCAAGGAAGTTTATCCTTCCATCGGTACCAAAATTTACAGAGTAAACTAACATTCCTTCTTACACTTCATAGTTTGGCATTACTATATGCCATTGAAATTTACAGAGTAAACTTCACAAACCCCTGTTCATAGTTTGTAATTGTAGCCACGCAGTGGTGGTGAAGGAGCTAATAAAGAATCAATAGccaaaaattgaattaatagttgcATGTCGATCGAAAGATATAGCTTTGCTTGGATAAACAACACGACTTAATTTATAAGGAGTAGCTAATAGAAATTGCAGAGGGTGGATCTCCGTCAATGAGTGGTTAAGTCAATGATCTTCCGTATTAAAAGCTTCAAATTGAGATACTTATAACTTGTCAAGTATAATCTCTCAATTCCATACTTCTACGGACTATTTAGTTTCATAGTTTAAATCTTATATATCAATAACCTTTGCCTTTGACGGTAGATTGTGTTCTCCAGATTATAGACATAATCAAAATCACGATGTAGTTGGAGATATAGTTTATCATAATTTTTTAAGGATAGGTAAGTGCTACCTAACGTTGAGAGTAGTGGGAGCATAAAAATTTGGAGTCACAAATCATTTTcgttttatatatatttctttcaAGTCTTCTGACTCATTGGCACTACCTGCTTCTCCTCTGCCAAAACAATATTTAATATCAATTTGAGCATCCGTTAGAATACAATAATATGCCGAAGGGAATCGTATGCTGCTTTCATTGGCATGATATTAAAAAGTATTCGGATCTCCCAGTTGTACTTGTTTCTGAAACTCAAGAAGAGTTTGAGAAACAAAACAGATCTAACCTCTCAACTGAATCCAATGGAAGTCCTCCAATATTTTCATATGAATGGTGGCACTAGTGAAACAGGTTACGCTTCCAACTCATCCCTGCAGAAAAGAGGTATCGAAGTGACAAAGCCAATAATACAGGAAGCCATACTGGAGATCATTAACTCGATTTCTTCGGGGAAGGATATCCCTAAGAGTATAAGTATTGCAGAAATGGGCTGTTCTTCAGGACCCACTGCGTTGTTGGTTGTTTCCTACATTATAGACACAATATACAACAACTATGGTGCCCTTAGTGGTTCTCCTCATCCTGAGATTCTCGTATTCCTCAACGACCTTTCAAGCAATGACTTCAACTTAATTTTTAAATCCCTGCAAGGTTTTTACGATCAACTCAAGAAAACATATAACAGTTTAGGTGATGCTGACGACGATCAGAAGCAACACCGATGCTTTGTTGCAGGAATCCCAGGTTCGTTTTATGGCAGACTCTTTCCGAGCCGCAGCCTCCATTTTGTTCATTCTTCTTACAGTCTCCACTGGCTGTCTCAGGTTAGCTAACAGCAGGGGCACTTAGTTATAACTTCCGTTATTGTGAATCTATCTTGTCAATTTCTTGTATACGATTAATGAACATCTGAGGGGATTGATACAGAGTCCACAGGGAATCAAGAAGAGTAATAAGGGCAATGGTTACATGGCAGAATCGAGCCCACCATCAGTCCTAGAAGCATACCTGAAGCAGTTCGAAAGAGATTTCTATTCTTTTTTAAAATGTCGATTTGAAGAAATTGTAAAGGGAGGAAGACTGGTGCTAACGGTCTGCGGTAGAGCTGACGATACCAGTCCGTCTCGCGAAATGCGTTGTTTCGGGTGGGGGTTATTAGCAGAGGCACTCAGAGAGATGGTCTCACAGGTATAATATTCTTGTGCATTTTAACCGATAAGTTTCCATGTAGAAAGCAATCTTTATACTCGACTGATATGTGTCTTAATTCCTGTATGAATTTGATCCAGGGAAAGATTGAAGAGGGGAAATTAGATTCATTTAACATGCCTCTGTATATACCATCTCCTTCGGAGGTGAAATCGGTAATACTTAACGAAGGATCATTTATCATTAACCGACTAGAAACATTTGAAGTGACATCAGGCGAAGCTTTTCTTCTCAaggatgaagacgacgatgatgaCTATAAGATAACTGCAGGTAAGAATTTTGCGAACTTCACGAGAGCTTTATCAGAATCCTTAGTTGTGAGTCACTTTGGGGAAGAGATAATTGAAGAATTGTACAAGAGGTGTAGGGAGATCGTTGCACCCCGCTTGTCCAGAGACCGAAGTATGAAAAATAAGCATATTTCCATTGTCATCTCCCTGACAAGGGAGTGACGAAGTTACAAACCATTTCATATATGAATATTTTTGTTTAAGTTTGTGCAAGGTCTCTGATCCGGGgggtctttcctttttcctcctcctAATAAATGCCACTCATTTGAGCTTACATTTGGCGCCGGCCGTTTTGGAAATGTAGGAATAACATCATTTTTGAAGGTGTAAATGCGGACATTACACAAAAGACCTGCAAAATCACCTCTTTTAATAGACCTCGGCAAATTTCTATTGTTTGTCTCTAGGGTGACCATATAATAGAAAGTAGGAAGAAAGACTTTCTTTGTGATCTCCATATAGAAAAATGAAGTACACGGTGGAATTGCAAATATTATTATTACTTGGAGGCGAGTATATCACATATAACCAATGCttcaaattaaaaataataataatcacatATAACCATATGATACATCCTTTTTCATCCAACGAAAGAGAGTAATAGGCAGTTGAATTTTGGATGATGTCTCCAGATCCATAAAAAACTACTATTTTTTCCGTATGGAAATACAAGCCATGGGTGTACCATGGGACAAAGTGGACTACCACATGCACTTCTGTTTTCTTCTGATAACTTGTCCATGAATGGAGAAATTATTTGGGAAAGATTGAAAACAAACGAAACAAAGACGGAAAGACTGCTTATagagaaacaaacaaaaaaaaacacacacacttAAAAACCTTGGTATAAAGAGAAAAGGATTAGTATCATTAGAACTTCCAAATAAAAATCAGTCTCCTAGTCCAACTCCAAAATAATAATCCGTCTGGATATAGAACTCGGTAAAGGAATGATTTGATTCCAGTACCTAGTTTGAGAGGCCCAAGCTTCAGCACCACAATAAAAAAGAACGGTTTTTCGGGACCATGGTTatttttgggatcatggttttattttgggtaaagacattagaagtaaatttaagtcaccccttatctagatatttatattaatacctaaattaccttcttgattaattttttggtaatgattagttagtgttaataatagttagcatagtgattagtaaaatgattaagttaaagataattaatgagattaaaaaatcagatggctttttttttaaaaagaagcagaattattgagagagtaaagttggagaagatgaagaaggaaaacatgaaaaacaaaggattttaccaaccacaaccgaaggagagtatttgggtacccaggtatgtttcaaacttagataatgttggttgaattgctccaaattttcaaaaaactgtaaatttctagggtagatttgggcttgttcggttaccttatgtgaagaacaggttaccgaactcatctgaaagtgtagttcggttaccttttccatatacgaaggttaccgaactcgttctttaatggaggtttttaattgttcggttaccttttccatacacgcaggataggacttacagagtaatgttcggttggttcgcaaactttaacccaacaacacATCTAaacgaactccacatgtatgcaattagtgaagagttcggtttgtcaagattttttgcgaacaaaccgaacatagtggaacaagttcggttaaattgaaactcaacatagtaggaaaaataacacagttcggttacattggaaaaaaaaaattctttttggaatataagtagagttcggttactagatagttttagaaatttttgcgaaccaaccgaacaaggtaGGTAAAGTTTGGctatatcataactcaacatagtaggaaaaataacacagttcggttacacttttttttttttgtattatagatagagttcggttactaactagttttagaattttttgcgaaccaaccgaactcggaaTTCGattatgaaaaattaaattcgtgataaccgaagtattcttcgtgttcttggtttcagaatgttcggttacaaaactagtttttttaaaactattcctaaccgaacatgccactttaacatccatttaaaccatattttgatgatttctactcaattttcctatccaaaaacgaattgaaaagattgatgggttttttaattgaacgaggaacgtcaaggaaagagagaagaagaagagaataaactttttttcaaaactaaaaattttcgattgctcttttgatcttgatttgattttgattttggttaataaattcatttagattagatgtatattattagatttatatagttattaagttagttttaatttaaattaaagtaaagggtaaatgggCATTTACCTAACTttgggacaccccttataagtatagggaggttggcctaataagaccatggtcccctcaaaaaaaccatggtccctaaaaaatcgttcataaaaagggaaaaatacggtttagtccaaaatctcATTCAAATATACTAATTAGTCCAgacccattcaactaggtacagattagttctttttttatttgaaatatgaaaaatacacaagtaaccttcctgatttacaacttagtccaaatatttacattTTAGTCCAAAGTGATTTATCATGATGttagcaattttaaataatataaaaataattaaaaaatgatttaTCTTCCGAACCGCTCATCCAAAATtagcaaactttatatattcggaaagctctttccgagacgagtaaaaagagtacccatatgactgtataattttcactttttaaattttttaatttacattggTGTACAACTACGTACACAACTCTAAAAGTCCAGAAAATTCACATCCATACTGACATAACGGTCAATCAATATATCCATGAGAAGGGACGATagcgtacaactatgtacacacctaaaaaattcagaaaatccAACATTCACACAATAAAATAGGCCACATATTCATGCGACAGGACAATGGTATACAACTAAGTACATTTTTACAAAATCCAGGAAATCCAACATTTAGAACAAGTCTTGTGGTGGAAtgccaacctattccaagtgtggaaaaaccatggaatgtcaagtctaatggcttccaagttggggttttcctcagaaaatccaagcaaggttccaccgtttcgtggaagggttcgtggaatccatctgaacgccaataagaatagcgtttttttttgtccgtagatttaggatgagttgttgaaatctaacggctgagaaaaaaacgatattcttaatagcgtttttttagcgctattaagaatagcgttttcactattccaccactacacttgcacttccatccacggttccaaatgctgaggtggcgtggaagatggaagatggaactctttcaccataagacttgctcttatacgCACATAGTAGCCCATATATTCATGAGACAAGACAAGATGCACGAGTTTGTACACATATACAACTTGAATCGACTACCTAAGCACGAACAATACTATCCACATTGAATAAACCTAACAATGAAACTTagatggatttgaaccatcaacctccgCAAACCTTGTGATAGGCCGGGCGCTCAACCATTTTGAGCTTATGAGTCCTGTTACAAACTAAAATTGGAATTTTAGGAGCATTTCAAACCAAAAAAGACTGTGCAAGCGATGTCAAATCTAATTTATATGTTCACGTGACATGGATGTCATGAGACAAAAAAGAAAACTCATACACATACACATACACTTGTACCGGCCTTAAATAAGAACCATGGGACTACTTACTGATCCATCCACGCAGCATGCCCATAGTCTATATGGGCTCACTAACAATCAAAAGGTGTACAGTTATATACTGATCCATCCACACAGCATGCCCATTGTCTATGTGCACTCATTAACAATCAAAAGGTGTACAGTTATGTGTATAACTATGTGCCCGTTAatgatcaacaggtgtacaactctACGTACATTAAAGATCACATATACAATTGTCAATTATGTACACCTTAAGAATCACcattgtacaattatgtacaccttAGTTTACGCAAATATAATTTTATGGAGTCATTTTTCACATATGCACCGGTCTGTACACCCTAATTATTTACGCATGCAGAAGTTTATGTAGTTATTGTTTCACATGTGCACCATTTTGTACACCCTAGTCAAGCATAGGCTTATGGAGTCATTTTTACACATGTGCACtagtttgtacaccctagttatttAGGCAAGCATAAGCTTATGGATTCATTTTTCACATGAAGTTGATATATTAGggaaactagaaatgaaagactTACTCGTCAGAATCTAATAACTTGACTTCTCTCTTATCCAACTTCAGTCCAATCATTTTTAGTTCCTTTCTGTTATCCCAAGCTTCCTCTCCAACCAATGTAAAGAATTTGGAGTTCACAACATATATTTAGGTCAGGTCAAGCTAAATATTTCATAAAGACATTTCATTTAATGTGGCAATTATATTGTCTAGCAGTGATGACAATAAGTAAGAAAGCGAAAAGACAGAGAAGACTTACAAGACAAAGAAATCTGGACGACGGTAGCAGCAGCTGAAGTAATATGGTTCAGGATAAAAACAATCAACTCAGTAGGCCTTCAAAAATTCAT encodes:
- the LOC113354140 gene encoding salicylate carboxymethyltransferase-like, with translation MEVLQYFHMNGGTSETGYASNSSLQKRGIEVTKPIIQEAILEIINSISSGKDIPKSISIAEMGCSSGPTALLVVSYIIDTIYNNYGALSGSPHPEILVFLNDLSSNDFNLIFKSLQGFYDQLKKTYNSLGDADDDQKQHRCFVAGIPGSFYGRLFPSRSLHFVHSSYSLHWLSQSPQGIKKSNKGNGYMAESSPPSVLEAYLKQFERDFYSFLKCRFEEIVKGGRLVLTVCGRADDTSPSREMRCFGWGLLAEALREMVSQGKIEEGKLDSFNMPLYIPSPSEVKSVILNEGSFIINRLETFEVTSGEAFLLKDEDDDDDYKITAGKNFANFTRALSESLVVSHFGEEIIEELYKRCREIVAPRLSRDRSMKNKHISIVISLTRE